A genomic region of Sinobacterium caligoides contains the following coding sequences:
- a CDS encoding glutaminase, with product MINIDYQAIFHEVVDELAGVHDRGEVADYIPGLADVDPNKLGIHLTTIDNQQHSYGDFDERFSIQSISKVLTLTLAMEMIGGDNLWKRVGIEPSGSAFNSLVQLEYERGMPRNPFINAGAIVICDVLVSCLDNPKQDLLDFIRRISGNQTIDYCAKTAEMESETGFRNYALINLMRDFGNIHNDIETVLDLYFYSCSITMSCKELSETFMFLAAYGTNPMLNTVVVNPTRAQRINSIMQLCGFYDEAGEFSFRVGLPGKSGVGGGIIAVHPGRYSVAVWSPRLNKKGNSYKGMLILEGMTTKSQTSIF from the coding sequence ATGATTAATATTGATTACCAAGCGATCTTTCACGAAGTGGTGGATGAGCTTGCAGGGGTTCATGATCGCGGTGAGGTTGCCGACTATATTCCCGGGCTGGCCGATGTCGACCCGAATAAGCTGGGTATCCATCTGACCACGATCGATAACCAGCAACACAGTTACGGTGATTTTGATGAGCGTTTCTCGATCCAGAGTATTTCCAAGGTTTTAACGCTGACTCTGGCGATGGAGATGATCGGCGGTGATAATCTGTGGAAGCGGGTGGGCATCGAGCCCTCAGGCTCGGCCTTTAACTCGCTGGTGCAGCTCGAGTACGAACGCGGCATGCCGCGCAACCCGTTTATCAATGCCGGTGCGATCGTGATCTGCGATGTGTTGGTGAGCTGTCTGGACAACCCGAAACAAGACCTGCTCGATTTTATTCGTAGAATCTCCGGTAATCAGACCATTGATTACTGTGCCAAGACTGCGGAGATGGAGAGTGAGACTGGTTTTAGAAATTATGCCTTGATCAATCTGATGCGCGATTTCGGTAATATCCACAACGACATCGAGACCGTATTGGATCTGTACTTTTACAGCTGCTCGATCACCATGAGCTGTAAGGAACTGTCGGAGACCTTCATGTTTCTGGCTGCCTACGGCACCAACCCGATGTTAAACACGGTGGTGGTGAACCCGACACGGGCGCAGCGGATCAACTCGATCATGCAGTTGTGTGGCTTCTACGATGAGGCGGGTGAGTTCTCTTTCCGTGTCGGCCTGCCTGGCAAGAGTGGCGTCGGCGGTGGCATCATCGCCGTGCACCCCGGCCGCTACAGTGTAGCGGTGTGGAGTCCACGATTGAATAAGAAGGGTAACTCTTACAAGGGTATGTTGATTCTTGAAGGCATGACCACCAAGTCGCAGACGTCGATCTTTTAA
- a CDS encoding DUF2845 domain-containing protein: protein MMIINRDTQRPIVLLLMLLMSCSVLGLDSSSLRCGSRLVGEGDLAIQLLERCGEPLSRELIGYTLRKTQLPPYTEEREFKIEQWIYPPEAGFYHEVILEAGKIKEINRYRQ, encoded by the coding sequence ATGATGATCATCAACAGAGACACACAGCGACCTATCGTTCTGCTGCTTATGCTACTTATGTCCTGCAGCGTGCTGGGCCTCGATAGCAGCAGTCTGCGCTGCGGCAGCCGCCTGGTGGGCGAGGGTGACTTGGCTATTCAGCTGCTGGAGCGCTGCGGCGAGCCACTGAGCCGTGAGCTGATTGGCTATACCCTGCGTAAGACTCAACTACCGCCCTATACCGAGGAGCGTGAATTCAAGATCGAACAGTGGATCTACCCGCCCGAGGCAGGCTTCTATCACGAGGTCATTCTCGAGGCTGGCAAGATCAAAGAGATCAACCGCTACAGGCAATAA
- a CDS encoding methylmalonyl-CoA mutase family protein — MTTTSPLRFITATSLFDGHDAAINVVRRMVQERGAEVIHLGHNRSVDEIVQAAQQEDADAIAVSSYQGGHCEFFRYLIDQLRVHDAEHVAVFAGGGGTITAEEIDELQAYGVERIYHPSDGLQLGLAAMVDDVIARAEQRRLLTPKRLSVASFEQPLEIARNLSVIEDGQMTATALARYRSEWAAHEGAKRVPVIGITGPGGAGKSSLTDELLHRCGNLLGAKRVAVLAIDPSRRRTGGALLGDRIRINSLRHGGIYWRSMAARGTGSLAQAVADALRYLRTVGFDLLFVETAGIGQGDSAIVELVDLSLYVMTAEYGAASQLEKIDMLDMADLVVINKSEQRGAEDALREVRRQYRRNHNEFSANDEALPVFATCASRFMDPGVDQLFDALCLRLRQHAVFAAGDWLPATAAQQRASDYRPLIPANRSRYLAEIAALGRERQAHAESQAQWARRLQQYHASLAAVGDELLPVLLSGYTTRQLQRDGEQTLRRLRQHYQQALEQLSEESLALLRQWPQQRQAVCAPRHQYQVRGQTVEGDNYRQSLAAQSVSKVAVPKYRDWGELLNFLYREHLPGHYPYTAGVFPYRRRGEAPTRMFAGEGTPERTNRRFHYIAAGQSAVRLSTAFDSVTLYGQDPAKRPDIFGKVGNAGVSVATVDDMKKLYAGFDLCADNTSVSMTINGPAPILLAFFINAAIDQQVERYLRDQGGWQQAEAVIAALYPNNSQPRYQGELPEASDGLGLALLGVSGEQLLTAEQYQQIKKNTLIKLRGTVQADILKEDQAQNTCIFSCEFALHMMGDMQQYFIDHQIKNFYSVSISGYHIAEAGANPITQLAFTLANGFTLVEYYLARGMAVDDFATNLSFFFSNGMDPEYAVIGRVARRIWARAMRERYGASSQAQRLKYHIQTSGRSLHAQEAQFNDIRTTLQALYALVDNCNSLHTNAFDEALTTPTEASVRRAVAIQLIINQELGLNYCENPWQGSFLIEQLTEQVEEAVYVEFEALSARGGVLAAMDGQYQRGKIQDESMHYERSKHDGTLPLVGVNTFTQQQEEVTAEQELMRSSTAEKQWQIDNLQQFKQRRSDDKKRLLARLKTVAQARGNTFEVLIELAKQASLGEITAALYEVGGEYRRNM; from the coding sequence ATGACAACAACTAGCCCACTGCGTTTTATTACCGCCACCTCGTTATTTGATGGCCACGATGCCGCTATTAATGTGGTACGACGGATGGTGCAGGAGCGGGGCGCTGAGGTGATTCACCTCGGTCACAACCGCAGCGTCGACGAGATCGTACAGGCGGCGCAGCAGGAAGACGCCGACGCCATTGCGGTGAGCTCCTATCAGGGTGGCCACTGCGAATTCTTTCGCTATCTTATCGACCAGTTGCGCGTGCATGATGCGGAGCATGTGGCGGTCTTTGCCGGTGGCGGTGGTACCATCACCGCAGAGGAAATCGACGAGCTGCAAGCCTACGGTGTCGAGCGCATCTACCACCCGAGTGATGGCTTGCAGTTGGGGCTGGCGGCGATGGTCGACGACGTCATCGCGCGCGCCGAGCAGCGCCGCTTGCTGACCCCGAAACGGTTGTCGGTGGCGTCGTTCGAGCAGCCGCTGGAGATAGCGCGCAACCTCAGTGTGATCGAAGATGGGCAGATGACGGCGACGGCGCTGGCACGCTATCGCAGCGAATGGGCGGCGCACGAGGGGGCGAAGCGGGTGCCGGTGATCGGTATTACTGGTCCGGGTGGTGCTGGTAAGTCTTCGCTGACCGATGAGCTGTTGCACCGCTGTGGTAATTTGTTAGGAGCGAAGCGTGTCGCCGTGCTGGCGATTGACCCGAGTCGACGCCGCACCGGTGGCGCGCTGCTTGGCGATCGTATTCGCATCAACAGCTTGCGCCATGGCGGTATCTATTGGCGCTCGATGGCGGCGCGCGGTACCGGTTCGCTGGCGCAGGCGGTGGCCGATGCCCTGCGTTATCTGCGCACGGTGGGCTTCGATCTGCTGTTCGTTGAGACAGCGGGCATCGGCCAGGGGGATTCCGCTATCGTCGAGCTGGTCGACCTGTCGCTGTATGTGATGACGGCGGAGTATGGCGCTGCCAGTCAGCTGGAGAAGATCGACATGCTCGACATGGCCGACCTGGTGGTGATTAACAAGTCAGAGCAGCGCGGTGCCGAGGATGCGCTGCGCGAGGTGCGGCGGCAATACCGGCGTAACCACAACGAGTTCAGTGCTAACGACGAGGCTCTGCCGGTGTTTGCCACCTGCGCCAGTCGCTTTATGGACCCGGGGGTCGATCAGTTATTTGATGCGCTCTGCCTGCGCCTGCGCCAGCATGCCGTGTTTGCCGCCGGTGACTGGTTGCCGGCGACCGCGGCGCAGCAGCGGGCGAGTGATTATCGGCCGCTGATCCCGGCGAACCGCAGCCGCTATCTGGCGGAGATTGCTGCCCTCGGCCGCGAGCGGCAGGCCCATGCCGAGAGTCAGGCGCAGTGGGCAAGGCGCCTGCAGCAGTATCACGCCAGCCTGGCGGCGGTGGGCGATGAGTTATTGCCTGTGTTACTCAGCGGCTATACGACACGGCAGTTGCAGCGTGACGGCGAGCAGACACTGCGACGGCTGCGCCAGCACTACCAGCAGGCGTTGGAGCAGCTCAGCGAAGAGAGTCTCGCGCTGCTGCGACAGTGGCCGCAGCAGCGGCAGGCGGTCTGCGCCCCACGTCATCAGTATCAGGTGCGCGGTCAGACGGTGGAGGGGGATAATTACCGGCAGAGTTTGGCGGCGCAGTCGGTGAGCAAGGTGGCGGTGCCGAAGTACCGTGACTGGGGCGAGTTGCTGAACTTCCTCTACCGCGAGCACCTACCCGGTCACTACCCTTATACCGCCGGTGTCTTCCCCTATCGTCGTCGTGGTGAGGCGCCGACGCGGATGTTTGCCGGCGAGGGGACGCCGGAGCGAACCAATCGACGCTTTCACTACATCGCCGCCGGTCAGTCGGCGGTGCGTCTATCGACGGCCTTCGATTCGGTGACGCTGTATGGCCAAGACCCGGCGAAGCGGCCGGACATCTTCGGTAAGGTCGGCAACGCCGGCGTCTCCGTCGCCACCGTCGATGACATGAAGAAGCTCTACGCCGGTTTCGACCTGTGCGCTGATAACACCTCGGTGTCGATGACCATCAACGGTCCCGCACCAATCCTATTGGCCTTCTTTATCAACGCCGCCATCGATCAGCAGGTCGAGCGCTATCTGCGTGATCAGGGGGGGTGGCAGCAGGCCGAGGCGGTCATCGCGGCGCTGTATCCGAATAACAGTCAGCCACGCTATCAGGGAGAACTGCCCGAGGCCAGTGATGGTCTCGGCTTGGCGCTGTTGGGCGTCAGTGGTGAGCAACTGTTGACGGCAGAGCAGTATCAGCAGATTAAAAAAAACACCTTGATCAAGTTACGCGGTACGGTGCAGGCCGATATTTTAAAAGAGGATCAGGCGCAGAATACCTGTATTTTTTCCTGCGAATTTGCCCTGCACATGATGGGCGATATGCAGCAATATTTTATTGATCATCAGATAAAAAATTTCTACAGCGTGTCGATTTCTGGCTACCACATTGCTGAGGCCGGGGCGAACCCGATCACCCAGCTGGCCTTTACTCTAGCTAACGGTTTTACTCTGGTGGAGTATTATCTAGCGCGAGGCATGGCCGTCGATGATTTCGCGACCAACCTCAGCTTTTTCTTCAGCAACGGCATGGACCCGGAGTATGCGGTGATCGGCCGGGTAGCTCGACGCATCTGGGCACGGGCGATGCGCGAGCGCTATGGTGCCTCGAGCCAGGCGCAGCGATTGAAGTATCACATTCAAACCTCGGGCCGTTCGTTACATGCCCAGGAGGCGCAGTTCAACGATATCCGTACCACCCTGCAGGCACTCTATGCGCTGGTGGATAACTGCAATAGCCTACATACTAACGCTTTTGATGAGGCGCTGACGACGCCGACAGAGGCATCGGTACGCCGAGCGGTGGCGATCCAATTAATCATTAACCAAGAGCTGGGGCTGAATTACTGCGAAAACCCTTGGCAGGGCTCGTTTCTTATCGAGCAGCTGACCGAACAAGTCGAGGAGGCGGTGTATGTTGAATTTGAGGCGCTGTCGGCGCGCGGTGGTGTCTTGGCGGCGATGGATGGTCAGTATCAACGCGGTAAGATTCAGGATGAATCGATGCACTATGAGCGCAGTAAACACGATGGTACGCTGCCGCTGGTGGGCGTCAATACCTTCACCCAACAGCAGGAGGAAGTGACAGCCGAGCAGGAGCTGATGCGCTCGAGCACGGCGGAGAAACAGTGGCAGATCGATAATCTACAGCAGTTTAAGCAGCGTCGCAGCGACGATAAAAAGCGCCTGCTGGCACGTTTGAAAACCGTGGCGCAGGCGCGGGGCAATACCTTCGAGGTGTTAATCGAGCTGGCCAAGCAGGCTAGCCTCGGTGAGATAACCGCCGCGCTGTACGAGGTCGGCGGTGAGTATCGACGTAATATGTAG
- a CDS encoding alpha/beta hydrolase has product MSYLPCEIVDTQPEPDAAVIWLHGLGANGHDFVPIVPELQLPASMAVRFVFPHAPSIPITINGGMVMPAWYDILAMSLEREIDEQQILASSEAVRQLIEREISNGIASQRIVLAGFSQGGAVCYQTALSYDKPLAGLMTLSTYFATAKTIVPSAANRQLPIHIFHGSQDPMVPEAMGKHARAALEQLGYQPEYQTYPMEHAVHPREIADISAWLQRVLR; this is encoded by the coding sequence ATGTCTTACCTGCCCTGTGAAATTGTCGACACACAACCCGAACCCGATGCCGCCGTCATCTGGCTACACGGCCTAGGGGCCAACGGCCACGACTTCGTGCCGATCGTGCCCGAGTTACAATTACCCGCCAGCATGGCGGTGCGCTTCGTCTTCCCCCATGCACCGTCGATCCCTATCACTATCAATGGTGGCATGGTCATGCCCGCCTGGTACGATATCCTGGCTATGTCACTGGAACGAGAGATCGACGAGCAGCAGATACTCGCCTCCAGCGAAGCAGTACGTCAGCTGATCGAGCGCGAAATTTCCAACGGCATTGCCAGCCAGCGCATTGTGCTCGCTGGCTTCTCCCAGGGCGGCGCGGTCTGCTATCAAACCGCATTGAGCTACGACAAGCCACTCGCCGGGCTGATGACGCTATCGACTTACTTCGCCACCGCCAAGACCATCGTGCCCAGTGCCGCCAACCGACAGCTGCCGATCCATATCTTCCACGGCAGCCAAGACCCGATGGTCCCCGAGGCGATGGGGAAGCACGCCCGCGCCGCACTCGAGCAATTGGGCTACCAGCCCGAGTACCAAACCTACCCGATGGAGCATGCGGTACATCCCCGTGAGATCGCTGACATCTCTGCCTGGCTGCAGCGCGTGCTACGGTAG
- a CDS encoding thiolase C-terminal domain-containing protein — translation MTINENNPVIVSVAAINQQLSEPLKGKEAVALMADACIAAADKIGCPELLSGAEELLCPQGLWSYNDPAGLVKPLIGNTQASTVLAKLGVLQQGLFNRACQRIQQGEIDIAIVMGGEAKFRSLQATIHGVELPETASTAPADLTLEPDEELWLEAEAVAGLGMPVGYYALMDSAWRHRQQISSERHRDDIAALYQRFNGIAQDNEYAWKRQPISAETIKTATSKNPMLASPYTKLHNTSWNVDQASALIFCSIKKARALGIAEEHWIYPAASTESNLMQAVSQRADLSRCFGAKHAGEKILAMADIDINDIALFELYSCFPIAVLSFADELGLLAQPSAADFTVTGGMPFAGGPLNNYVLQSTVRMIERMQAENKNYGLVSNVSGMNTKQAFCLYSKKPQAFAVADVTAEVAADSPRKNVDGNFNGEAEVVAFTVLFTDNQPERLLIIAEASCGTRAVACNQDSQLMARALEEDLIGLPVTVKQALFEPLAVTC, via the coding sequence ATGACTATTAATGAAAATAACCCGGTAATTGTCAGTGTTGCGGCGATCAATCAGCAACTATCCGAGCCGCTAAAGGGGAAAGAGGCCGTCGCACTGATGGCCGATGCCTGTATCGCCGCCGCCGATAAAATCGGCTGCCCCGAGCTATTAAGCGGTGCCGAGGAGCTACTCTGCCCCCAGGGCCTGTGGAGCTACAACGACCCTGCCGGCCTGGTCAAGCCGTTGATTGGCAACACCCAGGCCAGCACCGTCTTGGCAAAGCTCGGTGTCTTACAACAGGGCCTCTTCAACCGCGCCTGCCAACGCATCCAACAGGGCGAGATCGACATCGCCATCGTCATGGGTGGCGAGGCGAAGTTTCGCTCGCTGCAGGCCACCATTCACGGTGTCGAGCTACCCGAGACCGCCTCAACAGCCCCCGCCGATCTCACCCTGGAGCCCGACGAGGAACTCTGGCTCGAGGCCGAGGCTGTCGCCGGCCTCGGCATGCCCGTGGGCTACTATGCGCTGATGGATTCCGCCTGGCGCCACCGCCAACAGATCAGCAGCGAGCGTCATCGCGACGACATCGCCGCCCTCTATCAACGCTTTAACGGCATCGCTCAAGACAACGAATACGCGTGGAAGCGTCAACCGATCAGCGCCGAGACGATCAAGACCGCCACCAGCAAAAACCCCATGCTCGCGAGCCCCTACACCAAGCTACACAACACCAGCTGGAACGTAGACCAGGCCTCGGCGCTCATCTTCTGCTCGATCAAAAAGGCCCGCGCCCTCGGTATCGCCGAGGAGCACTGGATCTATCCCGCCGCCTCGACAGAGAGCAACCTGATGCAGGCCGTGAGCCAACGCGCCGACCTGAGCCGCTGCTTCGGCGCCAAGCATGCCGGCGAAAAAATTCTCGCCATGGCGGACATCGACATTAACGACATTGCGCTATTCGAGCTGTATAGCTGCTTCCCGATCGCCGTGCTCAGCTTTGCCGATGAACTGGGGCTATTGGCACAGCCATCAGCCGCCGACTTCACCGTCACCGGCGGCATGCCCTTCGCCGGCGGGCCACTGAATAACTATGTGTTGCAGTCCACGGTGCGAATGATCGAGCGCATGCAGGCAGAGAACAAGAACTACGGTCTAGTCTCGAATGTCTCCGGCATGAACACCAAGCAGGCCTTCTGCCTCTACAGTAAAAAACCACAGGCGTTTGCCGTCGCCGACGTCACCGCCGAGGTGGCCGCCGACAGCCCGCGCAAAAACGTCGATGGCAACTTCAACGGCGAGGCGGAGGTCGTCGCCTTCACCGTGTTGTTTACTGACAACCAGCCCGAACGCCTGTTGATCATTGCCGAAGCCAGCTGCGGCACCAGAGCCGTCGCCTGCAATCAAGACAGCCAGCTGATGGCCCGCGCCCTAGAGGAAGACCTAATCGGCCTGCCGGTTACGGTTAAACAAGCGCTATTCGAGCCTCTCGCCGTTACCTGCTAA
- a CDS encoding acetoacetate--CoA ligase → MRETAEPLWGPSAARVQASAMRRFQFRLREQLEGDDYAALHRWSVEQREAFWSALWDFAAIVGDKGAPPLLCQGDRLPGSSWFPRASLNYAENLLRRRDDHPALVARLEDGQRQTLSYAQLYRRVAGLGAAMRAEGVVAGDRVAAFVPNVADAVVAMLATASIGAVWSSCSPDFGVQGLLDRFGQIEPKLLFTADGYYYNGRRHDSLARVREILPSLPSVERVVVLPVLGVGDVAEIASARLIDDYIVHEVEVCEFNRLPFDHPLFILYSSGTTGRPKCIVHGAGGTLLEHQKEHLLHTDIGPDDVFFYFSTCGWMMWNWQLSGLATGCTLLLYDGSPTYPQLDSLLGLVDAEGITVFGCSARYIATLQRAEVDCRGRLPLTTLQTVLSTGSPLAAESFRYVYRAWKPDLLLSSISGGTDILGAFASGNPCLPVFAGELQCIGLGFDLAVYGDDGQSLTAAKGELVCRRSFPSVPLGFWRDSGDRRFVAAYFSRFANTWWHGDYAELTDSGGLVIHGRSDALLNPGGVRIGTAEIYRQVDQLAAVADAIVIGQRWQGDCRIVLFVRLAEGVSLSAALERQIAEQIRRHTTQRHVPAKIIQVADIPRTMSGKLAEVAVRKVVHGEPLDNLEALANPESLQYYRQLAALSDSPRGLP, encoded by the coding sequence ATGAGGGAGACAGCAGAACCGTTATGGGGGCCCTCTGCCGCGCGTGTGCAGGCGTCGGCGATGCGCCGTTTTCAGTTTCGGCTGCGTGAACAGCTGGAGGGTGACGACTATGCGGCGCTACACCGTTGGAGTGTGGAGCAACGCGAGGCGTTCTGGTCGGCGCTGTGGGACTTCGCCGCCATCGTCGGTGACAAGGGCGCGCCACCGCTGCTGTGTCAGGGCGACCGGCTACCCGGCAGCAGCTGGTTTCCCCGCGCCTCGCTGAATTATGCGGAGAACCTACTGCGTCGGCGTGATGATCACCCGGCTTTGGTGGCGCGCTTAGAAGACGGACAGCGGCAGACTCTTAGCTACGCTCAGCTCTATCGTCGTGTCGCAGGCCTGGGAGCGGCGATGCGTGCCGAGGGCGTGGTGGCTGGCGATAGGGTAGCGGCGTTCGTGCCGAATGTCGCCGATGCGGTGGTGGCGATGTTGGCGACGGCGAGCATCGGTGCAGTGTGGAGTTCGTGTTCGCCGGACTTTGGCGTACAGGGGCTGCTCGATCGCTTTGGTCAGATTGAGCCAAAGCTATTGTTTACCGCCGATGGTTATTACTACAACGGTCGCCGACACGATTCGCTGGCACGGGTGCGAGAGATACTGCCGTCGCTGCCGAGTGTCGAGCGGGTGGTGGTACTGCCGGTGCTCGGCGTCGGCGATGTCGCAGAGATCGCGTCGGCGCGGTTGATCGATGATTATATTGTGCACGAGGTGGAGGTGTGTGAATTTAATCGCCTGCCTTTCGATCATCCGCTGTTTATCCTCTACTCCTCCGGCACCACCGGCCGGCCGAAGTGCATCGTGCATGGCGCCGGTGGTACCTTGCTCGAGCACCAGAAGGAACACTTGCTGCACACCGACATCGGCCCCGACGATGTGTTTTTCTACTTTTCGACCTGTGGTTGGATGATGTGGAACTGGCAGCTGAGCGGCTTGGCCACCGGTTGTACACTGCTGCTGTACGACGGCTCACCGACTTATCCACAGCTGGACAGTCTGCTTGGTCTGGTCGACGCCGAGGGGATAACGGTGTTTGGCTGCAGCGCGCGTTACATCGCCACCCTGCAGCGGGCCGAGGTCGATTGCCGCGGGCGCCTACCGCTGACGACGCTGCAGACGGTATTATCCACAGGATCGCCGCTGGCGGCGGAGAGTTTCCGCTATGTCTATCGCGCCTGGAAACCGGATCTGTTACTGTCGTCGATTTCCGGCGGTACTGATATTCTCGGTGCCTTCGCCTCGGGTAACCCCTGCCTGCCGGTGTTTGCCGGCGAATTACAGTGTATCGGCCTCGGTTTCGACCTGGCGGTATACGGCGATGACGGTCAGTCGCTGACGGCGGCCAAGGGCGAATTGGTCTGTCGCCGTTCTTTTCCCTCGGTCCCCCTCGGTTTCTGGCGCGACAGCGGCGACCGGCGCTTCGTGGCAGCCTACTTCTCGCGCTTTGCGAATACCTGGTGGCACGGTGACTACGCGGAGTTGACCGACAGCGGTGGACTGGTGATTCACGGTCGTTCCGATGCGTTGCTCAACCCCGGCGGTGTACGCATCGGTACCGCTGAAATTTATCGTCAGGTCGATCAGCTGGCGGCGGTGGCAGATGCCATCGTCATCGGCCAGCGCTGGCAGGGCGACTGCCGCATCGTGTTGTTTGTGCGCCTGGCTGAAGGCGTCAGTCTATCGGCGGCACTCGAGCGACAGATCGCCGAGCAGATTCGCCGCCACACGACGCAGCGCCATGTACCGGCGAAGATCATTCAGGTGGCCGACATCCCGCGCACCATGAGCGGTAAGTTAGCGGAGGTGGCGGTGCGTAAGGTAGTGCACGGCGAGCCGCTGGATAATCTCGAGGCGCTCGCCAACCCTGAGTCGCTGCAATACTATCGTCAGCTCGCCGCCCTGAGCGACTCGCCGAGAGGGCTACCGTAG
- a CDS encoding multidrug effflux MFS transporter, with the protein MSKSERILLLFILLLIVIGQASIDIYLPSLPSIMRQFAVPVQSAQMTLSAFLLGFGVSQIFYGPLSDRFGRKPILLFGMCLFLVVTLALTQATSVEMFFAMRVLQGVTMGAASVCARAMMRDTFSGDKLLVAASYMAMAWAMVPILAPALGGYIEQYLRWQYSFYLLVGIVAAMLFMLCFIAESNKNKTPSLSLSAVSRSYLMLFKSADFNLNVVILSLLFGVFSIVNIASPIIYQRVFHFTALQYGLTMLVISIGYLLGSYVNKRVVVREKKRAVVSKSILLLLIVSLSYGLFVFYFSGQSLLTMIYIFIIYLLLGFVFANCLSDCLSPFQRNAGSASAMYGFVVFITGFVISYIYAHYFTTSVLTMTLGALTLSLLMFFPNRYLSRQQKSRVTA; encoded by the coding sequence ATGAGTAAATCAGAAAGAATACTACTGCTTTTTATCCTGCTGTTGATCGTCATAGGTCAGGCTTCAATCGACATTTACCTGCCCTCGCTGCCGAGTATTATGCGGCAGTTTGCGGTGCCAGTGCAGAGCGCACAGATGACGCTCTCCGCATTCTTATTAGGCTTCGGTGTCTCGCAAATTTTCTATGGTCCGCTCTCGGATCGCTTTGGTCGCAAGCCTATTTTACTGTTCGGTATGTGTTTATTCTTAGTCGTTACGCTGGCATTAACCCAGGCGACGAGTGTCGAGATGTTTTTTGCTATGCGGGTGTTGCAAGGGGTCACGATGGGCGCGGCGAGCGTCTGTGCGCGGGCGATGATGCGCGATACTTTTTCAGGAGATAAGTTACTGGTGGCGGCCTCATATATGGCGATGGCCTGGGCGATGGTGCCGATCCTCGCCCCTGCGCTGGGAGGCTATATTGAGCAGTATTTGCGCTGGCAATATTCCTTTTATCTGCTGGTCGGTATCGTTGCTGCGATGCTATTTATGCTATGTTTTATTGCAGAGAGTAATAAAAATAAAACGCCTAGCCTATCGTTATCCGCTGTTTCCCGTTCATACCTTATGTTGTTTAAATCGGCCGATTTTAATTTAAACGTCGTTATACTGAGCCTTCTTTTTGGTGTCTTTAGTATTGTTAATATTGCCAGTCCAATAATTTATCAGCGGGTATTTCACTTTACTGCGCTGCAGTATGGTTTGACGATGCTAGTTATCTCGATCGGCTATCTGCTGGGCTCTTACGTCAATAAGCGAGTCGTGGTGCGAGAAAAAAAACGTGCAGTGGTGAGTAAAAGTATTTTACTGTTGCTGATTGTGTCATTGTCGTATGGGCTATTTGTCTTTTATTTTTCCGGCCAGAGCCTATTGACCATGATTTATATTTTTATTATTTATTTACTGCTGGGTTTTGTCTTTGCCAACTGTCTCTCCGATTGCCTGTCGCCATTTCAACGCAATGCCGGCAGCGCGAGTGCGATGTATGGTTTTGTGGTTTTTATTACTGGCTTTGTGATCAGCTACATTTACGCGCACTACTTCACTACCAGCGTGCTGACGATGACGCTGGGAGCGTTAACATTATCGCTATTGATGTTTTTCCCCAATCGCTATCTGAGTCGGCAACAGAAAAGCAGGGTAACGGCCTAA